A part of Rickettsia canadensis str. McKiel genomic DNA contains:
- the fabZ gene encoding 3-hydroxyacyl-ACP dehydratase FabZ, with the protein MMDITEIMNLIPHRYPFLLVDRVLEIDLNKSILGIKNVTVNEPQFTGHFPARPVMPGVLMVEAMAQLAAILVAKSLGSTKNKEVFLMTIENSKFRRIVQPGDTMHIHTVIDQQRANVWKFSSTVKIEGEITAESKFTAMIKDKA; encoded by the coding sequence ATGATGGATATTACGGAAATTATGAATTTAATACCTCATCGCTATCCATTTTTATTAGTAGATAGAGTACTTGAAATTGATCTTAACAAATCAATACTAGGTATTAAAAACGTTACCGTTAATGAACCACAATTTACAGGGCATTTTCCGGCAAGACCTGTTATGCCTGGTGTTCTAATGGTTGAGGCTATGGCACAGCTTGCAGCTATATTAGTTGCTAAATCTTTAGGTTCTACTAAGAATAAAGAAGTGTTTTTAATGACAATAGAGAACTCAAAATTTCGTAGAATTGTGCAGCCTGGAGATACTATGCATATCCATACTGTTATTGATCAGCAAAGAGCCAATGTATGGAAATTTTCAAGTACAGTTAAAATTGAAGGTGAAATAACCGCAGAAAGTAAATTTACCGCAATGATTAAAGATAAAGCATAG
- the lpxD gene encoding UDP-3-O-(3-hydroxymyristoyl)glucosamine N-acyltransferase, whose protein sequence is MASSNFYKNLGPRKLTTIIDFLHDIIEHPKIYEDIVIHDIKILQEASRNDISFLSNTKYSEFLKTTNAAACIVPKNFKGEVNPNTILIHAENSYFAYGKLIDFFYAPIKSYPAKIMKSAIVAASAIIGKNCYIGHNVVIEDDVIIGDNSIIEAGSFIGRGVNLGRNARIEQHVSINYAIIGDDVVILTGAKIGQDGFGFSTEKGVHHQIFHTGIVKIGNNVKIGANTTIDRGSLQDTIIEDLCCIDNLVQIGHGVKIGKGSIIIAQVGIAGSSTIGKYCALGGQVGIAGHLNIGDQVQVAAQSGVAQNIEAGKIVGGSPAVHIMNWHRQSIIMKQLIKKRPK, encoded by the coding sequence ATGGCAAGTAGTAATTTTTATAAAAATCTAGGACCACGAAAACTAACGACAATTATAGATTTTTTGCACGATATTATAGAGCATCCTAAGATTTATGAAGATATAGTTATTCATGATATTAAAATTTTGCAAGAAGCCTCCCGAAACGATATTAGCTTTTTAAGTAACACAAAATATTCCGAATTTTTAAAAACTACTAACGCTGCTGCTTGTATCGTGCCAAAAAATTTTAAGGGAGAAGTAAATCCAAATACCATTTTAATACATGCTGAGAACTCGTATTTTGCTTACGGCAAATTGATTGATTTTTTTTATGCTCCTATTAAATCATATCCTGCTAAAATAATGAAATCAGCTATTGTTGCAGCTTCAGCAATTATAGGAAAAAATTGTTATATAGGTCACAATGTAGTTATTGAAGACGATGTTATTATAGGTGATAATAGTATTATAGAAGCTGGAAGTTTTATAGGTAGAGGCGTAAACCTAGGCAGAAACGCTAGAATAGAGCAACATGTTTCAATAAATTATGCAATTATAGGCGACGACGTTGTAATACTCACAGGTGCAAAAATAGGACAAGACGGGTTTGGATTTTCTACTGAAAAAGGTGTACATCATCAAATATTTCATACAGGGATAGTTAAAATCGGCAATAATGTCAAAATCGGTGCGAACACTACTATTGATAGAGGGTCACTTCAAGATACAATTATAGAAGATTTATGCTGTATAGATAATTTAGTACAAATAGGACATGGAGTAAAAATAGGTAAAGGTTCTATTATCATAGCACAAGTAGGTATAGCAGGTAGTAGCACAATTGGAAAATATTGTGCTCTTGGAGGACAAGTAGGAATCGCTGGACATCTAAATATAGGCGACCAGGTACAGGTAGCGGCACAAAGCGGCGTAGCACAAAATATAGAGGCAGGTAAAATTGTCGGCGGCAGTCCTGCAGTTCATATCATGAACTGGCATAGACAATCTATTATTATGAAACAATTAATAAAAAAGAGACCTAAATAA
- a CDS encoding bifunctional glutamate synthase subunit beta/2-polyprenylphenol hydroxylase (undetermined function), which translates to MKLGFNLDFNELDLTGLKKLDQIFLDYLFKADSSLHKDLILFRSTPFSIIPQDYSEFLLKISPYLDDFLAELFCISKEVIISRLKHKDFDIIYECKRKFVQRIAIKKYPPEKIKNIDFEEIYLKLTDLIGTNFTSREFAKQIIIWQQEEESFVEELDIAAQYAAYMVYGQCHSSKSVNLEKLSLDPCFYRDDITNDSILFNLPQKLDKENLIDDKKILKYQRNQRIDFNYTNIFSNLEEALNNSHYCIYCHKQDKDSCSKGINVIRWPPRRHGIQKKIKKDWIPRLDRTMTTGCPLKQKISEMNYVKAQGFNLSALAIIVIDNPMVAATGHRICNDCVRACIYQKQDPVNIPLIESNILEETLKLPYGLEIYLLLTRWNPLNIYAPLPKESTNYNILVTGLGPAGFSLSYYLLRSGHNVTAIDGLKISLLPFDVNKPIKFWHEYKSLLSERMARGFGGVSEYGITIRWDKNNLDILRLILERNDNFKYYDGVTLGSNIMKEQAFSLGFDHIAFCIGAGQPKVLDIENFEAKGVKMASDFLMTLQSGGAFLENSNANMLIRMPIAIIGGGLTSIDAATESLYYYKMQVERFFKDYELAVQKYGKDYIEKDLTEEDKEIAEEFIAHARLFKEVKNHEELRKLFNKLGGSTIYYRGKLQESPAYKLNHEELIYAMALGIDFRENMQPLRINTDKYGHVESVTFSIIPRLDHGIQIQGNYQDNIMDPAIKSWDDTEVLKAKTVIIAIGIENNLELDENKYSYFGDCNPEYSGSVVKALASSKEGYENINKRLINNNPSFKDSYRDFITQLDYLLISRIHKINILDDKTFELVIHSPLAAKNFKFGQFFRLQNYSEDIAKLIEPLALSPTDIDIEKGLISFIVFEVGKSTSLCKTLSENEKVVLMGPTGIPLEIPQNKKIVIVDSKVSNVSLLKVLKENNNEVIFFTYPDIKTRKLTSVDRVIINASPEIIEELQSLKNEIFGENTELIVSVNSSMQCMMKGICGQCIQKVRGEQKYIFACSCQNQKAEIVDFESLKTRLRKNSLQEKMRRLV; encoded by the coding sequence ATGAAACTTGGTTTTAATCTAGATTTTAATGAATTAGATTTAACCGGACTTAAAAAATTAGATCAAATATTTTTAGATTATCTCTTTAAAGCTGATAGTTCTCTACATAAAGATTTAATATTATTTAGATCAACTCCTTTCTCTATTATTCCACAAGATTATTCTGAATTTTTGTTAAAAATTTCCCCTTATTTAGATGATTTTTTAGCAGAGTTATTTTGTATTTCAAAAGAAGTGATAATTTCAAGGCTGAAACATAAAGATTTTGATATTATTTATGAATGTAAAAGAAAATTTGTTCAGCGTATTGCCATAAAAAAATATCCACCGGAAAAAATAAAAAATATTGATTTTGAAGAGATATATTTAAAGCTAACTGATTTAATAGGTACAAATTTTACTTCTAGAGAATTTGCAAAACAAATAATTATATGGCAACAAGAGGAAGAGAGTTTCGTAGAAGAGTTAGACATAGCAGCACAATATGCAGCTTATATGGTTTATGGTCAATGTCATTCCAGCAAAAGTGTGAATCTAGAAAAACTAAGTCTGGATCCCTGTTTTTACAGGGATGACATAACAAACGATAGTATATTGTTCAATCTCCCACAAAAACTAGATAAAGAAAATCTAATAGACGATAAAAAAATATTAAAATATCAAAGGAATCAACGAATAGATTTTAATTATACTAATATCTTTTCAAATTTAGAGGAAGCTTTAAACAACTCTCATTATTGCATTTATTGTCATAAGCAGGATAAGGATTCATGTTCTAAGGGAATAAATGTCATCCGGTGGCCGCCCCGCCGCCACGGGATCCAAAAAAAAATTAAAAAAGACTGGATCCCGAGACTCGATCGCACAATGACAACCGGTTGTCCTTTAAAGCAAAAAATTTCTGAAATGAATTATGTTAAGGCACAAGGTTTTAACCTAAGTGCTCTTGCTATTATTGTTATTGATAACCCGATGGTTGCAGCAACGGGCCATAGGATTTGTAATGATTGTGTGAGAGCTTGTATTTATCAAAAGCAAGATCCGGTAAATATTCCTTTAATAGAATCTAATATTTTGGAAGAAACACTTAAATTACCTTATGGTCTAGAGATATATCTACTCCTTACCCGCTGGAACCCGCTTAATATTTATGCACCGCTTCCGAAAGAATCTACTAATTATAATATTTTAGTTACCGGTCTTGGTCCTGCAGGTTTTAGCCTTAGCTACTATTTATTACGGTCAGGTCACAATGTTACGGCTATTGATGGCTTAAAAATTTCTCTCCTACCTTTTGATGTTAATAAACCTATCAAATTTTGGCATGAATATAAAAGTTTGTTATCGGAAAGAATGGCAAGAGGATTTGGAGGGGTATCAGAATACGGTATAACTATTCGCTGGGATAAAAATAACCTTGATATATTGCGGCTAATATTAGAGAGAAATGATAACTTTAAATATTATGACGGAGTGACTTTAGGTAGCAATATAATGAAAGAACAAGCTTTTAGTTTAGGCTTTGATCATATAGCTTTTTGCATTGGAGCAGGTCAGCCGAAAGTTTTAGATATAGAAAATTTTGAAGCTAAAGGCGTAAAAATGGCTTCTGATTTTTTAATGACTCTGCAAAGCGGAGGAGCATTTTTAGAAAATTCTAATGCTAATATGCTAATTAGGATGCCGATTGCAATCATAGGAGGTGGCCTTACTTCAATTGATGCGGCAACGGAAAGTCTATATTACTATAAAATGCAAGTAGAGAGATTTTTTAAAGATTATGAGCTTGCTGTTCAAAAATATGGTAAAGATTATATAGAAAAAGATTTAACGGAGGAAGATAAAGAAATAGCTGAAGAATTTATTGCTCATGCAAGATTATTTAAAGAAGTTAAGAATCATGAAGAATTAAGAAAGCTTTTTAATAAGCTTGGTGGTAGCACCATCTATTATCGTGGAAAACTGCAAGAATCACCTGCATATAAGTTAAATCACGAAGAGCTAATATATGCTATGGCACTTGGTATTGATTTTAGAGAAAATATGCAGCCTTTAAGGATTAATACCGATAAATATGGTCATGTAGAGTCTGTGACGTTCAGTATCATCCCACGACTTGATCACGGAATCCAGATCCAGGGAAATTATCAGGACAATATTATGGATCCCGCGATTAAGTCGTGGGATGATACTGAAGTACTTAAAGCCAAAACCGTGATTATAGCAATCGGTATAGAAAATAACCTTGAACTCGATGAGAATAAATATAGTTATTTCGGTGATTGTAACCCTGAATATTCAGGTAGTGTTGTTAAGGCACTTGCAAGTAGCAAGGAAGGATATGAAAATATTAACAAAAGACTTATAAATAATAACCCTAGCTTTAAAGATAGTTACAGAGACTTTATAACGCAGCTTGATTATTTATTAATCAGCAGAATCCATAAAATAAATATTTTAGATGATAAAACTTTTGAGTTGGTGATTCACTCACCTCTTGCTGCTAAAAATTTTAAGTTTGGTCAGTTCTTTCGCTTACAAAATTATTCTGAAGATATTGCTAAATTAATAGAACCGTTAGCCTTAAGCCCTACAGATATTGATATAGAAAAAGGTTTAATTAGTTTTATAGTTTTTGAAGTAGGTAAGTCTACTAGTTTATGTAAAACATTATCTGAAAATGAGAAAGTAGTGTTAATGGGACCGACGGGCATACCACTAGAAATACCTCAAAATAAAAAAATAGTTATTGTTGATTCCAAAGTCAGTAATGTAAGCTTGTTGAAAGTTTTAAAAGAAAATAATAATGAAGTTATATTTTTTACCTATCCTGATATAAAAACCCGTAAATTGACTTCTGTGGATAGAGTAATAATTAATGCTTCTCCTGAAATAATAGAAGAATTGCAAAGTCTAAAAAATGAAATATTCGGTGAAAATACGGAGCTAATAGTTAGTGTTAATTCATCGATGCAATGTATGATGAAAGGAATTTGTGGACAATGTATACAAAAAGTTCGAGGAGAGCAGAAATATATTTTTGCATGTAGCTGTCAAAATCAGAAAGCAGAAATAGTTGATTTTGAGAGTTTAAAAACTCGTTTACGCAAAAATTCTTTACAAGAAAAAATGAGAAGATTAGTTTGA
- the lpxA gene encoding acyl-ACP--UDP-N-acetylglucosamine O-acyltransferase, with product MSNSNIHPTAVIAEGANLGKNVKIGPYCIIGAEVVLNDNVELKSHVVIEGITEIGENTIIYPFASIGQPPQILKYANERSSTIIGSNNTIREYVTVQAGSQGGGMITRIGNNNLFMVGVHVGHDCKIGNNVVFANYVSLAGHIEVGDYVIISGLSAVHQYARIGKYSMIGGLSPVGSDVIPFGLVSSKRAVLEGLNLIGMNRKGFDKAESLSALKAIKEIFSSEGNFAERIKQVAEKYKNNSIVMQIIDFLNQDSSRAFCHFEK from the coding sequence GTGTCAAATTCTAATATACATCCTACAGCTGTAATTGCCGAAGGTGCAAATCTTGGTAAAAATGTAAAAATTGGTCCGTACTGTATTATAGGTGCTGAAGTAGTACTTAATGATAATGTAGAACTAAAATCTCATGTGGTAATTGAAGGGATTACTGAAATCGGTGAAAATACGATTATTTATCCTTTTGCATCAATTGGTCAACCACCGCAAATCTTAAAATATGCTAATGAGAGATCAAGCACGATAATCGGTTCTAATAATACTATTAGAGAATATGTTACGGTGCAAGCAGGAAGCCAAGGCGGTGGAATGATAACAAGAATAGGAAATAATAATTTATTTATGGTCGGTGTTCATGTCGGCCATGACTGTAAAATCGGAAATAATGTAGTATTTGCCAATTACGTAAGCCTAGCAGGTCATATTGAGGTAGGTGATTATGTAATAATCAGCGGGCTGTCTGCCGTACATCAATATGCTAGAATCGGTAAATATTCGATGATCGGCGGACTATCACCGGTCGGATCAGATGTAATACCGTTCGGACTTGTAAGTAGTAAACGTGCAGTACTTGAGGGTTTAAACCTAATCGGTATGAATAGAAAAGGATTTGATAAAGCAGAGTCTTTAAGTGCTTTAAAGGCTATCAAAGAAATCTTTTCAAGCGAAGGTAATTTTGCTGAGCGTATTAAACAAGTTGCAGAGAAGTATAAAAATAATTCTATAGTAATGCAAATTATTGATTTTCTTAATCAAGATAGTAGTAGAGCATTTTGCCATTTTGAAAAGTGA
- a CDS encoding CCA tRNA nucleotidyltransferase translates to MQIIQKTLKISSKGYKKILSLLNEKGQARLIGGCVRDALLKKDSYDIDIDTTLIPSEVINILSRAKIKTIPTGLKFGTITAILDKEKFEITTLRKDIECNGRHAKLVFTNDFAEDAARRDFTINALSYCPFKNKIYDYFDGFKDLQQEKVVFIGEALNRIKEDYLRILRFFRFSSYYANQLDHEGLKACKVLKYGLKTLSRERIKSEMNKIIVSKRAAQILEAMFEIGILELIFSIQNYKIKFFEQANDFKLELATRYALLLYNQKDLNLKVFLDWKFSKYEAMQILSITNFLNDTECNMKKIWLEKNNYKEYLLAASIIGKLDYLQVKEFIRKYDAVLRPKFQVNGNNLLNMNIEKKEIGAKLEYLKNFWIEHDFKPSKLELLRVISRGSSNPVIKRSKYEK, encoded by the coding sequence ATGCAAATTATACAAAAAACATTAAAAATTTCTTCAAAAGGATATAAAAAAATCTTGAGCCTATTAAATGAAAAAGGACAAGCAAGACTTATAGGCGGATGCGTGCGAGATGCTCTACTTAAAAAGGATAGCTACGATATTGATATAGATACTACTTTGATACCAAGTGAAGTAATAAATATTTTATCTAGAGCTAAAATAAAAACTATCCCGACTGGTTTAAAATTTGGTACGATTACAGCTATTTTAGATAAGGAAAAATTTGAAATTACAACTCTTAGAAAAGATATTGAATGCAACGGCAGACATGCCAAATTAGTATTCACAAATGATTTTGCCGAAGATGCTGCAAGACGAGATTTTACTATTAATGCTTTAAGTTATTGTCCCTTTAAGAACAAGATATATGATTATTTTGACGGGTTTAAGGATTTACAGCAGGAAAAGGTTGTATTTATAGGGGAAGCTCTAAATAGAATTAAAGAAGATTATTTACGAATTCTACGCTTCTTTCGTTTTTCTAGCTATTATGCTAATCAGCTTGATCATGAAGGTTTAAAAGCATGTAAAGTTTTAAAATACGGCTTAAAAACTTTATCAAGAGAGCGAATAAAAAGCGAAATGAATAAAATTATTGTTTCAAAAAGAGCAGCACAAATTTTAGAAGCTATGTTTGAAATAGGAATATTAGAATTAATATTTTCTATACAAAATTATAAAATAAAATTCTTTGAGCAGGCAAATGATTTTAAATTAGAATTAGCTACTCGATATGCACTCTTATTATATAATCAAAAAGATTTAAACTTAAAGGTTTTTCTAGATTGGAAATTCTCAAAATATGAGGCAATGCAAATATTATCAATAACAAACTTTCTGAATGACACTGAATGTAATATGAAGAAAATTTGGTTAGAAAAAAATAATTATAAAGAATATTTATTAGCTGCTAGCATAATAGGTAAACTAGATTATCTACAAGTAAAAGAATTTATACGTAAATATGATGCAGTGTTACGTCCTAAATTCCAAGTAAACGGTAATAATTTGTTAAATATGAATATAGAGAAAAAAGAGATAGGTGCAAAATTAGAATATCTAAAAAATTTTTGGATAGAGCATGATTTTAAACCTAGTAAATTAGAATTGTTACGTGTGATATCCCGCGGAAGCAGCAATCCAGTAATAAAAAGGAGTAAATATGAAAAATAG
- a CDS encoding ABC transporter ATP-binding protein: MSLNHSKVLIEITDGYVEGIDTHKRAQGLKHFFLKKGVSLSPNILILNNINFSCYEGEKVAFIGTNGSGKSSLLKLIAGIYPLKSGTIKVHGDIAAIIDMGVGFESEQTGRENIKMLMLYNNMLDKYSEKIEKEIIDFSELGNKIDLPIKIYSSGMLSRLAFSVSIFQNPQILLLDEVFAAGDSYFIEKSLSLMKNKFKNTPISIIVSHQEEIIKDNCDRCILLKDGNIIGDGTPLEMFKIYNRLLV; this comes from the coding sequence ATGTCACTTAACCATTCAAAAGTATTGATAGAGATAACCGATGGTTATGTAGAAGGCATAGATACTCACAAAAGAGCTCAAGGTTTAAAACATTTTTTTTTAAAAAAGGGAGTTTCTCTTTCTCCAAATATACTCATATTAAATAATATTAATTTTTCTTGTTATGAAGGAGAAAAAGTAGCTTTTATAGGAACTAACGGTTCGGGAAAAAGTTCACTTCTAAAGCTAATCGCTGGAATATATCCTTTAAAATCAGGTACAATAAAAGTTCATGGAGATATTGCAGCAATTATAGATATGGGAGTTGGTTTTGAGTCAGAACAAACTGGTCGTGAAAATATAAAAATGTTAATGCTATATAATAATATGCTGGATAAATATAGCGAAAAAATTGAAAAAGAAATTATAGATTTTTCAGAACTCGGCAATAAAATTGATTTGCCTATAAAGATTTATAGCTCAGGTATGTTATCACGCCTTGCTTTTTCCGTGTCAATATTTCAAAATCCGCAAATCTTGTTACTTGATGAAGTTTTTGCAGCAGGTGATAGCTATTTTATAGAAAAATCTCTTAGTTTAATGAAGAATAAATTTAAAAACACTCCTATTTCAATAATAGTAAGCCATCAAGAAGAAATTATAAAAGATAATTGCGATAGGTGTATTTTATTAAAAGACGGTAATATTATAGGTGATGGAACCCCATTAGAAATGTTTAAAATTTATAATAGACTTCTTGTATAA
- the dusB gene encoding tRNA dihydrouridine synthase DusB, with translation MIKIGDIVLSSNIILAPMSGVTDLEFRRLVKRFGVGLVVSEMVASRAMIVESRQSLQKSAIMRDDATSACVQLAGCEPNVIAEAAKMNEDMGAKIIDLNFGCPAKKVVEGYSGSALMRDEQLAAKIFEATVKAVKIPVTVKMRMGWDDQTKNAPTLANIAENSGIQMVTVHGRTRCQFYSGNADWDFIRSVKEVVNIPVIANGDITNFTKAKEALQKSGADGIMIGRGAYGKPWLISQIDHYLKTGEAKPAPSIAEQLDIVTEHYEAIIDYYGESVGVPIARKHIGWYSSGLPNSAEFRGAVNLMNDSVAVKEKIKEFYTSIIDTR, from the coding sequence ATGATCAAAATCGGTGATATTGTACTTTCTTCAAATATTATACTAGCTCCAATGTCGGGTGTTACGGATTTGGAATTTAGAAGATTAGTAAAAAGATTCGGTGTAGGGCTGGTAGTTTCTGAAATGGTTGCAAGTAGAGCAATGATTGTGGAATCTAGACAATCGCTACAAAAAAGTGCCATTATGCGTGATGATGCAACAAGTGCTTGCGTGCAGCTAGCAGGCTGTGAACCGAATGTAATAGCAGAAGCTGCCAAAATGAATGAGGATATGGGTGCAAAAATTATCGATCTTAATTTTGGCTGTCCAGCGAAAAAGGTAGTAGAAGGTTATTCAGGTTCGGCTCTAATGAGGGATGAGCAGCTTGCAGCTAAGATTTTTGAAGCAACAGTTAAAGCAGTAAAAATTCCGGTAACGGTTAAAATGCGTATGGGATGGGATGATCAAACAAAAAATGCTCCGACTTTAGCTAACATTGCTGAAAACTCAGGTATTCAGATGGTTACCGTTCACGGCAGAACAAGATGTCAATTTTACTCCGGTAATGCCGATTGGGATTTTATACGATCAGTTAAAGAAGTTGTAAATATTCCGGTTATTGCTAACGGTGATATTACTAATTTTACTAAAGCAAAAGAAGCCCTACAAAAATCCGGTGCGGACGGTATTATGATCGGTAGAGGGGCATATGGCAAACCTTGGCTTATTTCACAGATCGATCATTACCTTAAAACAGGTGAAGCAAAACCTGCTCCCTCTATAGCAGAGCAGCTAGATATTGTAACAGAGCATTATGAGGCAATAATTGATTATTACGGCGAATCTGTAGGCGTACCTATTGCTCGTAAACATATTGGTTGGTATAGTAGCGGGCTACCTAATTCAGCAGAGTTTAGAGGTGCTGTTAATTTAATGAACGATTCAGTTGCGGTAAAAGAGAAAATCAAGGAATTTTATACGAGTATTATAGATACGAGATAA
- a CDS encoding metal ABC transporter solute-binding protein, Zn/Mn family yields the protein MTYIILIFFTLFSFASYAKPKIVVSITPIASIVSMLVKDKADIKSLAISSDCPHHYNLKPSDLAKVKNADIAIYINEQFDGFAKKLIDNHSQNIIKISDIKSLTSIKDNWHIWLDLNNSAILLQEFAQIFSEKFPALQEDINNNLSAALKELNKLKEIKNNALASLKDVILLSDSTEYFFLNTNIKTAKLYSESQKSLQYISNLEALIKGSNNKCLVLSNKQTSQLYDKLNTKIIILNSENWNVKNINSNTFQNQYLQIIDQVKKCL from the coding sequence ATGACATACATAATATTAATATTCTTTACACTCTTCAGCTTTGCTAGTTATGCTAAACCTAAGATAGTTGTAAGCATTACGCCAATCGCTAGTATTGTTTCAATGCTTGTTAAGGATAAAGCAGATATAAAAAGTTTAGCTATTAGTAGCGATTGTCCTCATCATTATAATTTAAAACCTAGTGATTTAGCAAAAGTTAAAAATGCGGATATAGCTATTTATATTAATGAACAATTTGACGGTTTTGCTAAAAAATTAATTGATAATCATAGCCAAAATATTATAAAAATCAGTGATATTAAATCTTTAACCTCTATAAAAGATAATTGGCATATTTGGCTTGATCTTAATAATTCTGCGATTTTATTACAAGAATTTGCACAAATATTTAGTGAGAAGTTTCCTGCGCTACAAGAAGATATTAATAATAATCTTTCAGCAGCACTTAAAGAATTAAACAAGCTAAAAGAAATTAAAAATAATGCGCTTGCTAGTTTAAAAGACGTAATTTTATTAAGTGATAGTACAGAGTATTTTTTTCTTAATACTAATATTAAAACTGCAAAACTATATAGTGAAAGTCAAAAAAGCCTTCAATATATAAGTAATTTAGAAGCTTTAATTAAAGGTTCTAATAACAAATGCCTTGTTTTAAGTAATAAACAAACTTCACAACTATATGACAAATTAAATACTAAAATAATAATATTAAATAGCGAAAACTGGAATGTAAAAAATATTAATTCAAACACTTTTCAAAATCAATATTTACAGATAATTGATCAAGTTAAAAAATGTTTATAA
- the tsaE gene encoding tRNA (adenosine(37)-N6)-threonylcarbamoyltransferase complex ATPase subunit type 1 TsaE, whose protein sequence is MFINLNNEEETKNLAKRFAQNLKPNDIVLLNSDLGSGKTFFCREIIKYFCGENTSIISPTFNLLQTYKASNFTIYHYDLYRLKSPEEIYELGFEEALNGNLILIEWSQIIKHLLPTTLIEVNLEVLDENKRLCSIITNYKENS, encoded by the coding sequence ATGTTTATAAACTTAAATAATGAAGAAGAGACAAAGAATCTTGCAAAACGCTTTGCACAAAACTTAAAACCAAATGATATAGTTTTACTTAACAGTGATCTTGGTTCTGGTAAAACGTTTTTTTGTCGTGAAATTATTAAATATTTTTGCGGTGAAAATACAAGCATTATAAGCCCAACTTTTAATTTACTCCAAACATACAAAGCCTCTAACTTCACTATTTATCACTACGATCTTTATCGTCTAAAATCACCTGAAGAAATCTATGAGCTTGGATTTGAAGAGGCGTTAAACGGTAATTTAATTTTAATAGAATGGTCTCAAATAATTAAGCACCTACTGCCCACTACTTTAATTGAGGTAAACCTAGAGGTATTAGATGAAAACAAACGTTTGTGTAGTATTATAACAAATTATAAAGAAAATTCATAA
- a CDS encoding ABC transporter permease, producing the protein MIKYFFSKKYWQAIALLVKASIIRQNKDSFLGSLWSLIQPFIHIMVISYFFSFLLRQPREFMVMNLVGGLPLWSFIVSSLTICSSSLVTRDQIIKKVRISKTFFPVSDSLGQLYNLICSFSAMYFAFILLFPEKFSWQIIFMPVLIFPLIICVISGSIAVAFLTPYIRDIPQILNVILGVIYWSIPIVYPYSLIPESKRIYFEFNPFFLVIRPVQALVIDGTLPDMILIVKSVIVAFITVCISYFIYRQFSKRVIYYL; encoded by the coding sequence ATGATAAAGTATTTTTTTTCTAAAAAATACTGGCAGGCAATAGCATTATTGGTTAAAGCTTCTATAATTAGACAAAATAAGGATTCTTTTTTAGGTTCTTTATGGAGTTTAATTCAGCCTTTTATTCACATAATGGTAATTTCATATTTTTTCAGTTTTTTATTAAGACAACCAAGAGAATTTATGGTGATGAACTTAGTTGGCGGTCTTCCTTTATGGAGTTTTATAGTAAGCAGCCTAACGATTTGTTCAAGTTCTTTAGTTACACGTGATCAAATAATAAAAAAGGTTAGAATTTCTAAGACTTTTTTTCCTGTTTCAGATAGTTTAGGGCAATTATATAATTTAATTTGTTCATTTTCGGCAATGTATTTTGCTTTTATTTTATTATTTCCAGAAAAATTTTCTTGGCAAATAATATTTATGCCGGTATTAATTTTTCCTTTAATAATATGTGTGATTAGCGGCTCTATTGCAGTAGCATTTTTAACGCCGTATATTCGAGATATTCCGCAAATATTAAATGTTATTCTTGGAGTTATTTATTGGAGTATACCGATAGTTTATCCGTATTCGTTAATTCCGGAATCTAAAAGGATATATTTTGAGTTTAATCCGTTCTTTTTAGTTATAAGACCTGTACAAGCATTGGTGATTGACGGAACATTACCGGATATGATATTAATAGTTAAGTCTGTTATAGTCGCATTTATCACTGTTTGTATAAGTTATTTTATTTACAGACAATTTTCTAAAAGAGTTATTTATTATTTATGA